The uncultured Bacteroides sp. DNA segment TAAAGGTCATGGCTTACAATCCTGTCACCGGCAAACGGATGAAGAAGCAGGACCGGGCAGAAGTATGGAGTGACAAAATGCAGAAGTACACACCTGATATCCGGCCAATGGATAAGATTTGGTTTGCAGGCAAAACATTGCTAAAGAATTACGAGGCGAATTTGCAGCAAACTTTCTTCGGCTGCCATCTGATCAAAAACGCTTCACGGGTGGGAATCGTTGAAAGTGAAAAGTCGGCTCTTATCTGCTCTGTTTTGATGCCGGATGTAACTTGGATAGCGACGGGCGGTTGCAATGGGTGCAAATGGACGGAAAAAAACATTTTCAACCCCTTGATTGGCAAAAAGGTAATCTTGTACCCCGACAGTGGGATGTTCCCAAAATGGGGCGAAAAAGCAGCAATTCTGCGAAGTAATGGCGTAGATGCGACTGTAAGTCGGACATGTGAAGGTTTGCCGGACAATTGGGACGTTGCAGACATGCTTCTAAGGGAACGTCACGCAAAGAATGGCATGACGATCGGTGAAATTATAGAGTATGCAACGAAAATAGGAGTTATTAACCAAATTCATATTAACCTTTAGAAACGCAAAGATGAAATTAAGAGATTATCAAAACAATATAGCTTCACAGGCCATCCAAAAATTATCGGCTTTTGGGATCTGTTACCTTTCAATGGAGTGCCGAACTGGAAAAACAATAACCGCACTATCTACAGCCGATTCATTCAACGCAAAGAAAGTGCTGTTCATTACGAAATTAAAAGCCGTACCAAGCGTTAAAGCGGACTTTCAAGCTTTAAAGCCTCATTTTGATATGGATGTAATTAACTACGAAAGCTGCCACAAGGCAAAAGGAAAGTATGATCTTGTTATTCTTGATGAGGCTCATTCTTTAGGCGCATATCCCAAACCAAGCAAAAGAACACAAGAAGTTAAAGAGCTATGCAAAGGCCTCCCCGTTCTATATCTTTCCGCTACACCTTCACCGGAAAGTTATTCTCAATTGTATCATCAATTCTGGGTGTGTGATTCTTCTCCGTGGAAAGCCTATAAGACTTTTTATAAATGGGCAAAGGCAGGCTATATCCATGTGACTCAAAAAAAAGTGAACGGGTATTTGATTAATGACTATTCTCATGCGAATAGAGAGAAAATAGATGATGATGCAAAAAAGCTGTTTATCTCCTATTCCCAAGCTCAGGCAGGATTCGAGGTTGACATTAACGAACATGTACTTTCCATTCCAATGAATGAGCACACCAAAAAGCTTATTCATGATTTACGCAACAACTTGGTGACAGAAATTAGCGGAGAGGCTATTTTGGGCGATTCTCCAGCCAAGTTACTCACGAAGCTACACCAATTATCATCAGGGACGGTGATTACCGAAAATGGGACTCATTTAGTATTTGACAAAAGCAAAGCCGAATTTGTACGTAGGGAGTTCGCAGGAAAGAAAATCGCCCTCTTTTACGTGTACCAGTCCGAAGCGGAATTGCTACAGGCTGTTTTTCCTAACTGGACCGACAGCCCGGAAGAGTTCCAAGCCTCAACGGATAAAGTTTTTATTTCACAAGTACGCCGAGCTCGTGAAGGGGTACGATTAGATACGGCCGATGCACTCATTTTCTTCAATATGGAATTTAGCTATCTATCATACGAGCAAGGCCGTAACCGCTTGGTTTCAAAAGAGCGCACTACCCTAGCAGAGGTGTATTTCCTTTGCTCTGATTGTGGAATAGAAAGTAAGATACTTGAAGCTGTTCACGGTAAAGAATCATTTACCCTTTCGTACTATGGCAGAACTGGAAAGTAAGATACAGGCCAGAATCATAAAACGCTTGGAGGCCCAAGGCTATTACGTAGTGAAGCTTATCCTTACCAACAAAAACGGTATCCCGGATTTGCTCCTACTGAAAGATGGCAAAGCTTCGTTTGTAGAAGTCAAAAGACCGGGTGAAAAGCCAAGGCCCTTGCAGGAATATCGGATGAAAGAGCTAAAGAAACTTGGATTTAAGTGTGAGGTGTTGCCGAGAGATCAGATAGTAACGCCAATAGAATAAACTTAATAAATGCGATTTAAGCGGCTTTCTTTTGCGGGGTGATAAGATGTTCACCGTTGAAGATAAAGTGGCTAATACAAAAACATGATAAGAATATGAGCAGATTAAGAACTATAAAGCCTTCACCATTGAAGGACAAATTTAAAAAGTACGGAGACACATTTGAACTGGTATCCAAAAACGAGAGTAACCGAATGTATTGTTACCGAAGAACAACGAGGGAAGAAACTGTGTATTTCGAAGTATTCCGGTCAAACCTATGCAAAGATGGAACAGGGAAAGTTTATGAATCATATCCCAGATCTTCACAATTTGGTGTCTCTGCTTGGTGTATTCGAGAAGGAAAGTTTGCACAAAAGAAAATTCAAAAGTACATGAATGCTAGAAATGAATCTAGTCTGATTTAGGCCTCTTTTTCCCGAAGATGAACAAGTCATCATCTTTATACGGAAAATCGCTTAGACAAAAACATGATTAGAAATAAGCATAATTATTAGAGCTTTGATAAGAATAATAAGTTTGGGTAGATCCGCTTCGGATGACCTATCCAAATACTAACAATATAAAAAATTAGATATGAGATCAACTATTGTAGAACAAGAAGGAATTCGGATCACACAGGAGCAATCAGATAATGTTGTTATCGAGATGAATGGATGTACCATCACCCTGACAAAAGAGAATACAGAGTCGCTTCGAATAATGCTTTATGATGCTTACCGTTCCAAGCGATGGAAATATACCCGAAAGGAAAGATCAGCACAGAATAAAGCACTTTGGGCGCTTGCCAGAGCACAGGGAAAGAAGAGGCCTGATAAACACACCCAGAAGGCTTATGAATATATTGAAAGTCAGCGTGAAAAATTAGAAAAAGAGGCAGCCTCACGTGATGATGACATGTCTTTTATTGAAAATATGCCGGAGTTTGAGATTCCTGATGTGGAACTACCGGATTTTCTCAAAAAGGATTATACTTTGTAGATATGTTTATATAAAAAAGCAAGTGAATAGTTATAGGTTACACGCTTGATCCGTTGGAAATTCGTTAGATATCGCCCGAAAGAGTAAAGAGGGCGGAAAAAACGTTTAATGAAGAATTTAAATTATAAAAAAAATCTCGATTACATTAAAGATAAGCAATAGATGGCTTTAAGAATAACTTGAGACATGGAATTGTCCATTAAGAGGACAACTCTTTACGCCATTTATTTAATCAAATATTGCGGTTAAGCTTATAGTTAAAAACATTAAATTTACGTATTCTAGTATGCATATAAGTAATTGCGATTTATTTTAGTAGTTACAGCAACGTAAGTTCGCCCAACATATTCCTATTATTTAATAGTTTTCAGTGATTTAAGCAGAGAAAATAAAACGTAAAATCGTTTTTATGCTTTATCAAATTTTTATTTGTATTATTGAATTTATTATTTTTATATTTTCTATTTTTGTGGCTATAAGCATAATACTATGAGAACTACAAAATTAGCTGAAGAATTTATTAGAACTTTTAATATACATCAAATAATTGAAGAAAAGCCAAAGTCTGGCCAGAAGCAAGTATACATTGTAGAGATAGATGGCTCTATTTTTGCTCTTAAGATCATACCTACGGCAGACGAAAGGATAGTAAGAGAACTAAATATCTATGAGCGCTTTAAAGATAATCGTGGAATACCTAATGTTATCAGAGCGCAGAAATACGGGGATGAGCTTGTTGTCATTGAAGAGTTTATTGACGGAAATGATTTAAGTCTCATATCCTCACAATATATAAACAATTCCGAGAAAATACGCCAACTAATTGCTGATATCGCTTATATTTTAACTCCTGTATGGAACAATCGATGTGTTCATAGAGACCTAAAGCCGCAAAATATCATTATTAGAAATGATGGTCACCCAGTTGTATTAGACTTTGGAATCGCTAGGGACTTAGACGACGAAACGATAACTCCAACAGGTTTTCAACCTTTTACTTGGAGTTTTGGGAGCCCAGAACAATACTTTTTCAAAAAAGAACAAATTTCATATCGTACGGATTTCTTTTGCTTGGGAATTATTGCATATTATTTATACACACATACTTTGCCATTTGGGAAATCGAGATATGCTATAGCTGAAAGCTTTACGCAGCCACAAAAAATTTACGATGTACATAACGAAGAAATGAATATATTTTTAAATATAGTCTTAAAATATAGTGTTGCAGAGCGGCCAAGAACAGTTGAACAATTTATAAAATCACTAAACATATGAAAATAGTACAAATTTTGGGGCATAATCCTAACTGGAATATTGAAACCTTTACTCAACAGAGCATCGGCGATGAATTTCTTATCACAGCATTTTCTTTTGGAAGCAAGTTTGTAGATAACAAAAGAGTTGCACCGGTATTAGATAAATCAATGCTAGACCTTCAGTTTTATGGTCAAAAAAACAGTGCGTCTTTGTCAAAAGGTAAACTATCTGATTTCGATTTTCATCCTGCAAGATTTTCCGATGATGATGAAGAAGCAACTAATATACGAATTAACAAATGTATAGAAGAAGCTATTGAATATCAAATATCATTAGGGTTTAAAAAAATCATAATTCCACACTTTTATGAGGATAATTATGTCGCAGGAATCACTTCCACTATAAAAGTAATTAATCAATACGTCAAGAATCACAAAAAAGAGGGAATTGAATACTTTATGACCCTACCCTTAGCTTATGATATTATTCGTAATCAAGATAATGTAGAAAATCTACTATTGGAGCTAACAGATATGAGCATTATTTTTGATGGCTATTTCGTCGTTTGTGAAAACAAGCCAGAACAAGGTCATAAAATTTCTAATGACATAAAACTTATAGCCAATCTATCCCAAGTCCTCAGAGTCCTAAAATATCAAGGATTTAAAACTATATATGGATATGCCAATTGGGATGCTATCTTTTTTCTAGCCCAAACAGACATTGATTATATAACAATCGGAACATATGAAAACCTAAGAAATTTCTCTATAAAAAGATTTACAGAAGACACTTCAGGAGGAGCTTCTCAGGGATATTATTTTTCTGAGAAGCTTCTCAATATGGTACGTGCAAAAGATCTAATAAATATTCGTGCTAACGGAATGCTAGATATTATAGAAAACGAGCAAAATATATTTTCCGATGTGATACTGAACAAAAATTACGTTTGGAATATACACAAACCAGATGTGAATAAAAACTACCTTCTATCAATCTCATCACTGTTAAAAAAAATATCTAAAATCGCTAATATAAAAGATAGAATAATATATGTTCTATTTTTAATCCAGGAAGCTATAGAGAATTATCAAATTTTAGACGATAATTATGTCGTACTACAAAGTGAAGGCAGAAATTATCATCTAAACATCTGGTTAATGTATTTACTGAAAATAATTCAAATGAAACCTGGCGAGTTCTATACCATGTATGACAGTCAAAAAAAACGTTATTGATACATCACAACCTCTGATAATAACATTTGCATAGTAGGATCAAGTGGTTTTTGTTTTTTAGGATGATGATATTTCTTTACCACCCCATCTATTGATATAGTTAATAGCCCAACATTCAATTTCTCGAATAGAGGTAGATTTTCTATAGCAACTTTAGAATGAGCTTCATCTAAAATAACATATGAATAATCGGCGAACCATTTATACCTATATGCTTGCATCAATGCTTTTTTCCAATTCCTGAGCTTTGCTTCAAATGCTATGTTTTTTTTAAATGATAACTCATATTTATTGCTGAAGACATAACAAGAATCGATTCTCTCTACATAGCTACATTCAATAAGTTTTTCCAATGACTTAGTAATATCCTGTCGTTTGCCACCTGTTATGGTTGTTATTATATCCAAAGAGACTCTTTTCTTATTTTTCACAATCTGATATACATTTATATCAATAGAAGTCAACCTCTCTCTTTTGGCTATACTTGCAGAATCTTTAAGTTCTGCGACAACTAAATCGGCAATACCAAAACCTAAGCTAACTTCCTCCAAAACTCTTTTATTTGCAATGGTAAATTTGCTGGAAAAAGAAATTTTAAATAGATTTACCAATTCTTGTTCTGTATTAAAGCCCATTTTGTTTTATCATTATATACGTTGAATCATCATTGTTTTTATTTGTTTGTAACCTATTGATGGCATTTATAATGTTCTTGTTACGCTTATATTGAAAAATCATAAAATACTTTTTTATATTTTCTTCCATAAGGGTATAAAAACCATCAGAACATATTAAAAAGTTTTGTTGCATATCAACTTCTTTTTGCATTATATCATTTAACATCAACTCCTCTAGACCTATATATCTAGTTAGCACACGATTATTTCCTGGTAAATTATCATCCACTGTCAATGGCTCCAAAAATGAATTTGAGAAAGAATAAATCCTAGAGTCTCCAACGTTAACAATAAAAGCTTTATTTGAGTCAAAATGAAGCAACAAAACACTACATGTAGTTTTCCCATCTATAGAAGAAGCCAAAGATGACAAATGCATATCATAAATCAATTCATCTAATTTAATATCTGAATTTAGATATGAATGATAATTTATATCTAAAAACCTCTTGCAATATTGAATATAATCAATACTTCTATTTAGTGAACTAACCCCATCAAATAAAATGAAAATACTATACGTAGAGGTACACATAAACCAAATGTCATCTTGATTCTGCATACGTGCTATTCCTTGCAAAGAATTACATACAATAACTATATCTTTATCATTCTTGATCATATAAACAAATTATCTATCGGTTACAAAGTTACATTTTTTTTGTAGAAAAGCTTCGAGTATCACCACTAAATGGAAGATATCATTCATTAACAATACATTAGAATGATAATCAGCTAGTATAGTAACAACAAGCACACAATTTAGATGTTCAAAAAAAACAGTGCAACTTTACTTCTATTAATTTAAGGGTATATACTTACGCCTCCTAGACACTAAAATAACTATAGAAATCCAATTACATAAGTATAAAAAATAGAACGATGGAAATATTATTTCCCAATAGTTCTATATATGAAAAATATTTTTGACTTTAGTCTCCTTTTCTAAATAATACTTTATAGTTTCCATTTTGTCATCAACATTCTTCATGGCGCCTGCATACTCTTTGAATATCTGGCTAAAACCTTCCTGATCTATGTCCCATTGCCTTTTTAAAGCATTGTATCTCATTATGACATCTTTAACTTCATTAAAATACAGAGATGGACGATCAGGTATCTCTTTTTCAATTGGTCTAACGAGAGTTTTAAATATTAATGTTTTCACTTTTCCGCTGCTAACTCTTTTTTCACATTCTGAAATATAATTTTTTACGGCATTAATAATAAAATTACATAATTCAATTTCATCGCTTTCATATTCAGCCCTATGAGAATCTACGTCTTTTATTAAACTTATCAACTTTAGATAACAATCATTACAACGTTCTATAATATTTCTATATGATTTACAATAGTCTTCATATTTTTCTTTAATATGAGATGGTATTTGGGTTAAGTATTCCAATGAGTTTATTAATTTGTATACATTATCTTTCTGCTTTTCAATATTTTTATTGTTATCAATACTATTAATAACAAATATGTATATATATATTTCCAAACTTATAGAGCTTAACTTATT contains these protein-coding regions:
- a CDS encoding DUF6371 domain-containing protein gives rise to the protein MNEPIYHLQKYAGMSTRHTCPSCGHKGEFTFYVDAKEKPIAPEVGRCNRERCGYHLTPSDYFKQYPNKQPIDFSTWKQPQPTKTVPVSFLPVSLLKQDAYRSKNNLFRFMAKEFGEAEAAFAFDLYRVGTSRHWSNNNGLATIFPQIDEQGRLCQIKVMAYNPVTGKRMKKQDRAEVWSDKMQKYTPDIRPMDKIWFAGKTLLKNYEANLQQTFFGCHLIKNASRVGIVESEKSALICSVLMPDVTWIATGGCNGCKWTEKNIFNPLIGKKVILYPDSGMFPKWGEKAAILRSNGVDATVSRTCEGLPDNWDVADMLLRERHAKNGMTIGEIIEYATKIGVINQIHINL
- a CDS encoding DEAD/DEAH box helicase family protein, yielding MKLRDYQNNIASQAIQKLSAFGICYLSMECRTGKTITALSTADSFNAKKVLFITKLKAVPSVKADFQALKPHFDMDVINYESCHKAKGKYDLVILDEAHSLGAYPKPSKRTQEVKELCKGLPVLYLSATPSPESYSQLYHQFWVCDSSPWKAYKTFYKWAKAGYIHVTQKKVNGYLINDYSHANREKIDDDAKKLFISYSQAQAGFEVDINEHVLSIPMNEHTKKLIHDLRNNLVTEISGEAILGDSPAKLLTKLHQLSSGTVITENGTHLVFDKSKAEFVRREFAGKKIALFYVYQSEAELLQAVFPNWTDSPEEFQASTDKVFISQVRRAREGVRLDTADALIFFNMEFSYLSYEQGRNRLVSKERTTLAEVYFLCSDCGIESKILEAVHGKESFTLSYYGRTGK
- a CDS encoding VRR-NUC domain-containing protein → MAELESKIQARIIKRLEAQGYYVVKLILTNKNGIPDLLLLKDGKASFVEVKRPGEKPRPLQEYRMKELKKLGFKCEVLPRDQIVTPIE
- a CDS encoding protein kinase, translating into MRTTKLAEEFIRTFNIHQIIEEKPKSGQKQVYIVEIDGSIFALKIIPTADERIVRELNIYERFKDNRGIPNVIRAQKYGDELVVIEEFIDGNDLSLISSQYINNSEKIRQLIADIAYILTPVWNNRCVHRDLKPQNIIIRNDGHPVVLDFGIARDLDDETITPTGFQPFTWSFGSPEQYFFKKEQISYRTDFFCLGIIAYYLYTHTLPFGKSRYAIAESFTQPQKIYDVHNEEMNIFLNIVLKYSVAERPRTVEQFIKSLNI